From Piliocolobus tephrosceles isolate RC106 chromosome 16, ASM277652v3, whole genome shotgun sequence, the proteins below share one genomic window:
- the UBALD2 gene encoding UBA-like domain-containing protein 2, which translates to MSVNMDELRHQVMINQFVLAAGCAADQAKQLLQAAHWQFETALSTFFQETNIPNSHHHHQMMCTPSNTPATPPNFPDALAMFSKLRASEGLQSSNSPMTAAACSPPANFSPFWASSPPSHQAPWIPPSSPTTFHHLHRPQPTWPPGAQQGATQQKAMAAIDGQR; encoded by the exons ATGTCGGTGAACATGGACGAGCTGCGGCACCAGGTCATGATCAACCAGTTCGTGCTGGCCGCGGGCTGCGCGGCCGACCAGGCGAAGCAGCTGCTGCAGGCCGCCCACTGGCAGTTCGAG ACCGCGCTGAGCACGTTCTTCCAAGAAACCAACATTCCCaacagccaccaccaccaccagatG ATGTGCACTCCGAGCAACACCCCTGCCACGCCGCCCAACTTCCCCGATGCGCTGGCCATGTTCTCCAAGCTCCGCGCCTCCGAGGGCCTGCAGAGCAGCAACAGCCCCATGACAGCAGCAGCCTGCTCCCCACCTGCAAACTTCAGCCCCTTCTGGGCCTCGTCCCCGCCCAGCCACCAGGCACCCTGGATCCcgccctcctcccccaccacctTCCACCACCTCCACCGCCCACAGCCCACATGGCCCCCAGGAGCACAGCAGGGGGCCACCCAGCAGAAAGCCATGGCAGCCATAGACGGCCAGAGATGA